In Desulfovibrio legallii, one genomic interval encodes:
- the pnp gene encoding polyribonucleotide nucleotidyltransferase, whose amino-acid sequence MQQDIFTPTRVTAQVGGKEIILETGRLANQAHGAVWVQCGGTVVLVTVCSQPLEFDKGFFPLTVEYSEKMYAAGRIPGSFFRREIGRPSERETLVSRLIDRPIRPLFPKGLNEDVQVLANVISADQENESDVLALTGASAALMLSRLPFAGPVAGGRVGRVNGQFVLNPSFEQQAQSDINLIFAASGDALTMVEGDARFVAEDVIIDALEWGRQQIQPLVAAQLKLRELAGKEKMAFTPHDEDPVLVARVRELALAAGLEDALRVPDKLPRKEARKAVKEKVAENLRNDPAWADNDAALKNVGDILTDLEKKLVRARIVNEGTRIDGRDTKSVRPIQIQTGLLPRAHGSALFRRGETKSLVVTTLGSTTDEQRMDSLTGDVTKRFMLHYNFPPYCVGEVKPVRVSRREIGHGALAEKSLRPVLPAPEDFPFTLRVVAETMESNGSSSMAAVCGGSLSLMDAGVPVSAPVAGVAMGLIKEGEKYIVLTDILGDEDALGDMDFKIAGTADGVTGVQMDIKVTGLTTEIMRAAMRQAHEARQHILGEMARAIAEPRKELSRFAPQHAEVFVNPDIIRLIIGPGGKNIKAITAATGASVDIEDSGRVSIFAPTAEALEKAREMVSYYDQRPDLGKNYMAKVRKIMEIGVIVEVLPNVEALVHVSQLDVKRVEQPGDVAHLGEDMLVKVIEINGDRIRASRKAVLLEEQGHPWNPEETARPPRSDRGPRDRHDRGDRGGRDRRPPRGDR is encoded by the coding sequence ATGCAACAAGATATTTTTACTCCCACGCGGGTTACGGCCCAGGTAGGCGGCAAGGAAATCATTCTTGAAACGGGCCGTCTGGCCAATCAGGCTCACGGCGCTGTGTGGGTGCAGTGCGGCGGCACCGTGGTGCTGGTCACCGTGTGCTCCCAGCCCCTGGAATTTGACAAGGGCTTCTTCCCCCTCACGGTGGAGTATTCCGAAAAAATGTACGCCGCCGGGCGCATCCCCGGCAGCTTTTTCCGCCGGGAAATCGGGCGGCCCTCAGAGCGCGAGACGCTGGTTTCGCGGCTTATCGACCGGCCCATCCGGCCCCTGTTCCCCAAGGGGCTCAATGAGGACGTGCAGGTGCTGGCCAACGTCATTTCGGCGGACCAGGAAAACGAATCGGACGTGCTGGCTCTGACCGGCGCTTCGGCCGCGCTGATGCTTTCGCGGCTGCCCTTTGCCGGGCCGGTGGCCGGCGGGCGCGTGGGTCGCGTCAACGGCCAGTTTGTGCTCAATCCTTCCTTTGAGCAGCAGGCCCAGAGCGACATCAACCTGATTTTTGCCGCATCGGGCGATGCCCTGACCATGGTGGAGGGCGACGCCCGCTTTGTGGCCGAAGACGTGATTATCGACGCGCTGGAATGGGGTCGGCAGCAGATCCAGCCCCTGGTGGCCGCACAGCTCAAGCTGCGGGAACTGGCCGGCAAAGAGAAAATGGCCTTCACCCCCCACGACGAAGACCCCGTGCTGGTGGCCCGTGTGCGGGAGCTGGCCCTGGCCGCCGGCCTGGAAGACGCCCTGCGCGTGCCCGACAAGCTGCCCCGCAAAGAGGCCCGCAAGGCCGTCAAGGAAAAAGTGGCGGAAAATCTGCGCAACGATCCGGCCTGGGCTGACAACGACGCCGCGCTGAAGAACGTGGGCGATATTCTCACGGACCTGGAAAAGAAACTGGTGCGCGCCCGCATCGTTAACGAAGGTACTCGCATTGACGGCCGCGACACCAAAAGTGTGCGGCCCATCCAGATCCAGACCGGCCTGCTGCCCAGGGCGCACGGCTCGGCCCTGTTCCGCCGGGGCGAAACCAAATCCCTGGTGGTGACCACTCTGGGCTCCACCACGGACGAACAGCGCATGGATTCCCTCACCGGCGACGTGACCAAGCGCTTTATGCTGCACTACAACTTCCCGCCCTACTGCGTGGGCGAAGTGAAGCCCGTGCGCGTTTCGCGGCGTGAAATCGGCCACGGCGCCCTGGCGGAAAAATCCCTGCGGCCCGTGTTGCCCGCCCCAGAGGACTTCCCCTTCACCCTGCGCGTGGTGGCGGAGACCATGGAATCCAACGGTTCCTCCTCCATGGCGGCGGTATGCGGCGGCTCCCTTTCCCTTATGGACGCGGGCGTGCCTGTGAGCGCCCCGGTGGCCGGCGTGGCCATGGGCCTGATCAAGGAAGGGGAAAAGTACATTGTGCTCACCGACATTTTGGGTGACGAAGACGCTCTGGGCGATATGGACTTCAAGATCGCCGGCACGGCCGACGGCGTCACCGGCGTGCAGATGGACATCAAGGTCACGGGCCTGACCACTGAAATCATGCGCGCCGCCATGCGTCAGGCCCACGAGGCCCGACAGCACATTCTGGGCGAAATGGCCCGCGCCATCGCCGAGCCCCGCAAGGAGCTTTCGCGCTTTGCCCCGCAGCACGCCGAGGTTTTTGTCAATCCCGACATCATCCGGTTGATCATCGGCCCCGGCGGCAAGAACATCAAGGCCATCACCGCGGCCACGGGCGCTTCCGTGGATATTGAGGATTCGGGCCGGGTGTCGATCTTTGCGCCCACAGCCGAAGCCCTGGAAAAAGCCCGCGAGATGGTTTCCTACTACGACCAGCGCCCCGATCTGGGCAAAAACTACATGGCCAAGGTGCGCAAGATCATGGAGATCGGCGTCATCGTGGAAGTGCTGCCCAATGTGGAAGCCCTGGTCCATGTGTCTCAGTTGGACGTGAAGCGGGTGGAACAGCCCGGCGATGTGGCCCATCTGGGCGAAGACATGCTGGTCAAAGTCATTGAAATCAACGGCGACCGTATCCGCGCCAGCCGCAAGGCCGTGCTGCTGGAGGAACAGGGCCACCCCTGGAATCCGGAAGAAACGGCCCGTCCGCCCCGTTCCGACCGCGGCCCCCGCGACCGGCACGACCGCGGCGACCGCGGCGGGCGCGACCGTCGCCCCCCGCGCGGCGACCGTTAG
- a CDS encoding sigma 54-interacting transcriptional regulator, giving the protein MNQREPFANTFMGTGQCLDTLNRVLAALAPGHPFRDSLQELLTALAEDMHFDRPHIVVQDPESGELRLSLSYGQADAPEAAYAPGSGITGQVFAEGKPIVVPCMQGRADFQNRLFGRSAEEMARLAFISVPVRVDNADQHEVIGTLSADTPTAPQAELDLRCRFLETVATLVGRQVARLQEEMARQHFCMLPDEPLVSGTPSSVIANSKSLRHVLRRLTQAGASRATVLLRGESGVGKELMAQALHSASPRRAQPLVMLNCAALPSELIEGELFGWRKGAFTGAVQNRAGLFRQADKGTLFLDEIGDLSLTAQAKVLRALQEGEIQPLGXERRYKVDVRLVCATNRPLEDLVEQGQFREDLYYRINVFPVFIPPLRERPEDILPLTEHFLQMFSKEYSRPVRRISTPAIDLLLQYHWPGNVRELKNVVERAVLICDDAVLRAHHLPSTLQSAESSSTGRIANAPGFTETIARMEQEFIVDALKNARGNIHQAARDLGITYRIIYYKMKKYGIDHRRYLAAVPSANGDKGQA; this is encoded by the coding sequence ATGAACCAACGCGAGCCATTTGCCAATACCTTTATGGGCACGGGCCAGTGCCTGGATACCCTGAACCGGGTGCTGGCCGCCCTGGCCCCCGGCCACCCTTTTCGCGACTCTCTGCAGGAGCTGCTCACGGCCCTGGCCGAGGATATGCACTTTGATCGACCGCATATTGTGGTGCAGGATCCGGAAAGCGGCGAGCTGCGCCTTTCGCTTTCCTACGGACAGGCCGACGCGCCCGAAGCCGCCTATGCGCCGGGGTCGGGCATTACCGGGCAGGTCTTTGCCGAGGGCAAGCCCATTGTGGTGCCCTGCATGCAGGGGCGGGCGGACTTTCAGAATCGCCTCTTCGGCCGCAGCGCGGAAGAAATGGCCCGCCTGGCCTTTATCAGCGTGCCCGTGCGCGTGGACAACGCCGACCAGCATGAAGTGATCGGCACCCTCAGCGCGGATACGCCCACGGCCCCACAGGCCGAACTGGACCTACGCTGTCGCTTTCTGGAAACTGTGGCTACCCTGGTGGGTCGACAGGTGGCCCGGCTGCAGGAAGAAATGGCCCGGCAGCACTTCTGCATGTTGCCGGATGAACCTCTGGTCAGCGGCACGCCTTCTTCGGTCATTGCCAATTCCAAAAGCCTGCGGCACGTACTGCGCCGCCTCACCCAGGCCGGCGCCAGCCGGGCTACAGTATTGCTGCGGGGCGAATCCGGCGTGGGCAAGGAGCTTATGGCCCAGGCTCTGCACTCGGCCAGCCCCCGTCGGGCGCAGCCTCTGGTCATGCTTAACTGCGCGGCTCTGCCCTCGGAGCTCATCGAAGGGGAGCTGTTCGGCTGGCGTAAGGGGGCCTTTACCGGGGCAGTGCAGAACCGCGCAGGCCTGTTCCGCCAGGCGGACAAAGGCACGCTGTTTCTGGACGAAATAGGCGATCTTTCCCTCACGGCGCAGGCCAAGGTGCTGCGCGCCCTGCAGGAAGGCGAAATCCAGCCCTTGGGCKATGAGCGTCGCTACAAGGTGGACGTGCGCCTGGTCTGCGCCACCAACCGGCCGCTGGAAGATCTGGTGGAGCAGGGGCAGTTTCGCGAAGACCTCTACTATCGTATCAACGTTTTTCCCGTATTTATTCCGCCGCTGCGCGAGCGACCGGAAGACATCCTGCCCCTGACCGAACACTTTCTGCAGATGTTCAGCAAGGAATACAGCCGGCCCGTGCGGCGTATTTCCACACCGGCCATTGACCTTTTGCTGCAGTATCACTGGCCCGGCAACGTGCGCGAACTGAAAAACGTGGTGGAACGCGCCGTACTCATCTGCGATGACGCCGTGCTGCGCGCCCACCATTTGCCCAGCACCCTGCAGAGCGCCGAAAGCAGCAGCACAGGGCGGATCGCCAATGCTCCGGGCTTTACGGAAACCATCGCCCGCATGGAGCAGGAATTTATTGTGGACGCCCTCAAAAATGCCCGCGGCAATATCCACCAGGCCGCCAGAGATCTGGGCATCACCTACCGCATCATCTACTACAAGATGAAGAAGTACGGCATTGACCACCGTCGTTATCTGGCGGCCGTGCCGTCGGCGAATGGGGACAAGGGGCAGGCGTAA
- a CDS encoding NfeD family protein has translation MSAPPLLWFFLGTALLLAELLTPALVLLFFGLGAWAAALAALAGLDFSGQLVVFMAVALLSLAVLRKRLRRVFGGRAKDGDAPHDDEGPAPHPLTGTRGLVSKALQSGFEGEVSAGGSFWRAVSTTPLEKGAPVVVLGAQPGNGLVLCVAPAPDNRGTGSADAGTRQGPGA, from the coding sequence ATGTCCGCGCCACCACTGCTCTGGTTTTTTCTCGGTACGGCCCTGCTGCTGGCCGAGCTTCTGACCCCCGCTCTGGTCCTGCTCTTTTTTGGGCTGGGGGCCTGGGCGGCGGCGCTGGCGGCTCTGGCGGGCCTGGATTTTTCCGGGCAGCTGGTGGTTTTTATGGCGGTCGCCCTGCTCAGCCTGGCGGTGCTTCGCAAGCGCCTGCGGCGGGTGTTCGGCGGGCGGGCCAAAGACGGCGATGCCCCCCACGACGATGAAGGGCCCGCGCCCCATCCCCTCACCGGCACGCGCGGCCTGGTCAGCAAGGCCCTGCAGTCGGGATTTGAGGGCGAAGTGAGCGCCGGCGGCAGCTTCTGGCGGGCGGTAAGCACGACGCCCCTGGAAAAAGGCGCGCCCGTGGTGGTGCTGGGGGCCCAGCCCGGCAACGGCCTGGTGCTTTGCGTGGCCCCGGCCCCTGACAACAGGGGCACAGGCAGCGCGGATGCGGGCACACGGCAGGGCCCTGGGGCATAA
- a CDS encoding SPFH domain-containing protein: METFVTEYGWLVLLAVLVVIALIKSAVVAPNQSAFVVERLGKFHKVLFAGFHLLVPFVDVIAYRRSLKEQVLDVPKQTCITRDNVSVDIDGVLYLQIITPEKSAYGISDYEWGAIQLAQTSLRSVIGKLELDKTFEERTRINQEVVEALDAATAPWGVKVLRYEIRDITPPVTVMEAMEKQMRAEREKRAAIAQSEGEMQARINLAEGAKAAAIAQSEGEKQSLINQAEGEAAQIRTVATATAEGLRIVAGQLGDDPVAAAQLRLAEAYIDQFGRLAREGNSLIIPADIGDVAGMVAAVSGIIKPGRGLAAKAGPGEHTTS, translated from the coding sequence ATGGAAACATTTGTGACGGAATACGGCTGGCTGGTGCTGCTGGCCGTACTGGTGGTCATTGCTCTGATCAAAAGCGCGGTGGTGGCGCCCAACCAGTCGGCCTTCGTGGTGGAACGGCTGGGCAAGTTTCACAAGGTGCTCTTTGCCGGTTTTCACCTGCTGGTGCCCTTTGTGGACGTCATCGCCTACCGCCGCAGCCTCAAGGAGCAGGTGCTGGACGTGCCCAAGCAGACCTGCATTACCAGAGATAACGTAAGCGTGGATATCGACGGGGTGCTCTATCTGCAGATCATTACGCCGGAGAAATCCGCCTACGGCATTTCTGACTACGAGTGGGGGGCCATTCAACTGGCCCAGACCTCGCTGCGTTCGGTCATCGGCAAGCTGGAGCTGGACAAGACTTTTGAGGAGCGCACCCGCATCAATCAGGAAGTGGTGGAGGCCCTGGACGCCGCCACCGCGCCCTGGGGCGTGAAGGTGCTGCGCTATGAAATACGCGACATCACCCCGCCCGTGACGGTTATGGAAGCTATGGAAAAGCAGATGCGCGCCGAAAGGGAAAAGCGCGCGGCCATCGCCCAGTCCGAAGGCGAGATGCAGGCGCGCATCAATCTGGCCGAGGGGGCCAAGGCCGCAGCCATTGCCCAGTCCGAAGGCGAAAAGCAGTCGTTGATTAACCAGGCCGAAGGCGAGGCCGCCCAAATCCGCACCGTGGCCACGGCTACGGCGGAGGGACTGCGCATTGTGGCCGGACAACTGGGCGACGACCCCGTGGCCGCAGCCCAGCTGCGTCTGGCAGAGGCCTATATTGACCAGTTCGGACGGCTGGCCCGCGAGGGCAACAGCCTGATCATCCCCGCCGACATCGGCGATGTGGCGGGGATGGTGGCCGCCGTGAGCGGCATCATCAAACCGGGCCGGGGCCTGGCCGCCAAGGCGGGGCCCGGCGAACACACAACTTCATGA